The Glycine max cultivar Williams 82 chromosome 12, Glycine_max_v4.0, whole genome shotgun sequence genome window below encodes:
- the LOC100170727 gene encoding peroxisomal ascorbate peroxidase, protein MALPVVVDAEYLKEVDKARRDLRALIANRNCAPLMLRLAWHDAGTYDAKTKTGGPNGSIRNEEEYSHGANNGLKKAIDFCEEVKEKHPKITYADLYQLAGVVAVEVTGGPTIDFAPGRRDSKISPNEGRLPDAKKGVSHLHDIFYRMGLTDRDIVALSGGHTLGRAHPERSGFDGPWTEDPLKFDNSYFVELLKEDSAGLLKLPTDKALLEDAEFRRYVELYAKDEDAFFRDYAESHKKLSELGFVPSSKPISIKDGTILAQGAVGVVVTAAVVIISYLYEVRKRGK, encoded by the exons ATGGCCTTGCCAGTGGTCGTCGACGCAGAGTACCTCAAAGAGGTCGACAAGGCTCGCCGCGATCTCCGCGCACTCATCGCTAACAGGAACTGCGCTCCTCTCATGCTTCGATTGGC CTGGCACGATGCCGGAACTTACGATGCTAAGACCAAGACTGGTGGACCTAACGGTTCGATCCGTAACGAGGAAGAGTATTCTCACGGCGCCAACAATGGCTTGAAGAAGGCTATTGATTTCTGTG AGGAAGTGAAGGAAAAACATCCTAAAATTACATATGCAGATCTCTACCAG CTTGCGGGTGTTGTTGCAGTTGAGGTTACCGGGGGTCCCACAATTGATTTCGCTCCTGGTAGAAGG GATTCAAAAATATCTCCTAATGAAGGGCGgcttcctgatgctaaaaaag GTGTTTCACATCTCCATGATATCTTTTATCGAATGGGCTTGACTGACCGAGATATTGTTGCACTATCTGGAGGACATACACTG GGgagagcacatccagagagatCAGGGTTTGATGGCCCTTGGACAGAGGACCCTCTGAAGTTTGATAACTCATACTTTGT GGAACTTTTGAAAGAAGATTCTGCTGGGCTGCTTAAACTTCCAACAGACAAGGCTTTATTGGAGGATGCTGAATTTCGCCGTTATGTTGAGCTATATGCAAAG GACGAGGATGCATTTTTTCGAGATTATGCTGAATCACATAAGAAACTTTCAGAGCTAGGCTTTGTGCCAAGTTCAAAGCCGATTTCTATTAAGGATGGGACCATACTGGCACAAGGTGCTGTAGGAGTTGTAGTTACTGCCGCAGTGGTGATCATCAGTTACTTGTATGAAGTTCGCAAAAGAGGGAAGTAA
- the MYB54 gene encoding MYB transcription factor MYB54 — MGRSPCCEKAHTNKGAWTKEEDDRLISYIRAHGEGCWRSLPKAAGLLRCGKSCRLRWINYLRPDLKRGNFTEEEDELIIKLHSLLGNKWSLIAGRLPGRTDNEIKNYWNTHIRRKLLNRGIDPATHRPLNEAASAATVTTATTNISFGKQQEQETSSSNGSVVKGSILERCPDLNLELTISPPRQQQPQKNLCFVCSLGLNNSKDCSCNVANTVTVTVSNTTPSSAAAAAAAAYDFLGMKTNGVWDCTRLEMK; from the exons ATGGGAAGGTCCCCTTGCTGTGAGAAAGCTCACACAAACAAAGGTGcatggactaaagaagaagatgaCAGACTCATATCTTATATTCGAGCTCACGGAGAAGGCTGCTGGCGTTCACTCCCCAAAGCCGCCGGCCTTCTCCGGTGCGGCAAGAGCTGCCGTCTCCGGTGGATCAACTACCTCCGCCCCGACCTCAAAAGAGGTAACTTTAccgaagaagaagatgaactcATCATCAAACTCCACAGTCTCCTCGGTAACAA GTGGTCTTTGATAGCTGGAAGATTGCCGGGGAGAACAGACAATGAAATAAAGAATTATTGGAACACGCACATAAGAAGGAAGCTTTTGAACAGAGGAATCGACCCTGCTACTCATAGGCCACTCAACGAAGCTGCTTCTGCTGCAACTGTTACAACTGCCACCACTAATATATCTTTTGGGAAACAACAAGAACAAGAGACAAGTTCTAGTAACGGAAGCGTTGTTAAAGGTTCCATCTTGGAACGCTGCCCTGACTTGAACCTTGAGTTAACCATTAGTCCTCCTCGCCAACAACAACCTCAGAAGaatctttgttttgtttgcagTTTGGGTTTGAACAACAGCAAGGATTGTAGCTGCAACGTTGCCAacactgttactgttactgtcaGCAACACTACTCCTTcttctgctgctgctgctgctgctgctgcttatGATTTCTTGGGCATGAAAACCAACGGTGTTTGGGATTGCACCCGCttggaaatgaaatga